The Dioscorea cayenensis subsp. rotundata cultivar TDr96_F1 chromosome 19, TDr96_F1_v2_PseudoChromosome.rev07_lg8_w22 25.fasta, whole genome shotgun sequence genome includes a window with the following:
- the LOC120250661 gene encoding phosphatidylinositol 4-phosphate 5-kinase 5-like, whose product MDSQMLTRISFSFRRTSIPSLSIYFFSFFCLFLLFLSLIKGTPTLQNIIFVSLLISVFFFVVKRLAFSVTSSGTREGESIRWFIGEEDRVSRKERCEKDWEREGVEFYSNGDCYEGEFYKGKCNGSGVYNFFVKGRYEGDWVDGKYDGYGIEIWAKGSRYRGQYKQGMRHGFGVYRFYSGDCYAGEWMNGQSHGIGIQACFDGSSYVGEFKAGVKHGFGCYKFRNGDRYSGEYFGNMIHGFGIYYFDNGHCYEGSWHEGRRQGLGVYTFRNGDTMSGDWNSGVLKITLPPSDHAIQHSVQAARKAAENARLLPNVEEQMNKVVMAANRAANAARVAAIKAVQNHKDDKFNNNDHTCLAPCLHTTTIPCL is encoded by the exons ATGGATTCTCAGATGCTCACAAGGATTTCCTTCTCCTTCCGCCGAACCTCCATTCCAAGCCTCTCGATCTACTTCTTCTCATTCTTCtgtctctttcttctctttctttctctcataaaaGGAACTCCAACGCTTCAAAATATCATCTTTGTTTCGCTTTTGATCTctgttttcttctttgttgtgaAGAGATTAGCGTTCTCGGTGACCAGCAGTGGCACCAGAGAAGGCGAATCTATAAGGTGGTTCATTGGGGAAGAGGATAGGGTTTCGAGGAAAGAGAGGTGTGAGAAGGATTGGGAACGGGAAGGTGTGGAATTTTACAGCAATGGTGATTGCTACGAAGGGGAATTTTACAAAGGGAAGTGCAATGGCAGTGGGGTGTATAACTTCTTTGTGAAAGGGAGGTATGAAGGTGATTGGGTGGATGGGAAGTATGATGGGTATGGGATTGAGATCTGGGCAAAGGGGAGTCGCTATAGAGGGCAATACAAGCAGGGGATGAGACATGGCTTTGGTGTTTATAGGTTCTACAGTGGGGATTGCTATGCAGGGGAGTGGATGAATGGGCAGAGCCATGGCATTGGGATTCAGGCTTGCTTTGATGGGAGCTCTTATGTTGGGGAATTCAAGGCTGGAGTCAAGCATGGTTTTGGCTGCTATAAATTTAG AAATGGTGATAGGTACTCtggggagtattttggcaataTGATCCATGGTTTTGGTATCTATTACTTTGATAATGGCCATTGTTATGAGGGTTCATGGCATGAAGGACGGCGACAAGGTCTCGGAGTGTATACATTTAGAAATGGTGATACGATGTCCGGAGATTGGAACTCTGGAGTGTTAAAGATCACTCTGCCTCCATCTGATCATGCAATCCAACATTCTGTTCAG GCTGCAAGAAAAGCAGCAGAGAATGCTAGACTTCTTCCTAATGTAGAGGAGCAAATGAACAAGGTAGTCATGGCTGCAAACCGTGCAGCCAATGCAGCTAGAGTTGCAGCAATCAAAGCTGTTCAGAACCATAAGGATGACAAATTCAACAACAATGATCA TACATGCTTGGCACCTTGTTTACACACCACAACCATCCCATGCTTGTAA
- the LOC120250106 gene encoding elongation of fatty acids protein 3-like: MSTPYDHLHWWLSGHPTITTFQWSPSQTPFSSLPSLIISILLYLSLTLLLHLLPIPSPSPSLLHLFSSLHNLILLLLSFTMSLGCSLSSLSLPSRHLFCFPPSSTLPQGPLFFWSYIFYLSKLYEFIDTLLILLSGGRRLTFLHVYHHAGVVLMSYLWLATKQSLMPIALVTNASVHVVMYSYYLCSSLGWRWPPRLKRMVTEVQILQFVVSFGMSLVFLWFHFFDGGCEGMQGWLFNALFNASLLLLFLDFHGKAYGSFKKRDKMIMMTKKTE, encoded by the coding sequence ATGTCAACCCCATATGATCATCTTCACTGGTGGCTCTCCGGCCACCCTACCATTACCACCTTCCAATGGTCTCCTTCCCAAACCCCCTTCTCCTCCCTCCCAtctctcatcatctccatccTCCTCTACCTCTCCCTCACTCTCCTCCTCCACCTTCTCCCCATCCCTtccccttctccttctcttctccACCTCTTCTCCTCTCTTCACAACCtcatccttctcctcctctcctTCACCATGTCTCTTGGCTGCTCCCTCTCCTCCCTTTCCCTCCCTTCTCGCCACCTCTTCTGCTTCCCTCCTTCCTCCACCCTTCCTCAAGGTCCCCTCTTCTTCTGGTCCTACATCTTCTACCTTTCCAAACTCTACGAGTTCATTGACACTCTTCTCATTCTCCTCTCCGGCGGCCGCCGTTTGACTTTCCTCCACGTCTACCACCACGCCGGCGTTGTTCTCATGTCCTACTTGTGGTTGGCTACCAAGCAGTCACTGATGCCCATTGCTCTTGTCACCAATGCTAGTGTTCATGTGGTCATGTATAGCTACTATCTTTGTTCTAGCTTGGGCTGGCGTTGGCCTCCTCGGTTGAAGAGAATGGTCACTGAGGTTCAGATTTTGCAGTTCGTTGTCAGCTTTGGAATGTCTCTTGTGTTCTTGTGGTTTCATTTCTTTGATGGAGGTTGTGAGGGAATGCAAGGCTGGCTTTTTAATGCTCTCTTTAATGCTTCTCTTTTGCTCTTGTTCTTGGATTTTCATGGCAAAGCTTATGGTTCCTTCAAGAAGAGGGACAAGATGATCATGATGACCAAGAAAACGGAGTAg
- the LOC120283536 gene encoding prolyl-tRNA synthetase associated domain-containing protein 1 isoform X1 codes for MGFTKDQLLDRLKELQINFVCYDHPVVLTVEAQAKYVGHLGGLLSKNLLLKDKKHRYYVVSALANTNVDLKVLSQRLGLGKGGLRMAPEESLQEILQVPLGCVTPFALINESAGTVSFLLDQGFKSQECCFFHPLSNDATISLGSSGLEKFLTSLGRKPAYVDLEATPLVGKDNPPDLADFVPSGVPALSDSAEKAPPIQPPVVTQAPENVKSTSAGKASIKAKVQSGTTEKPKSTVNPLIEATDVEKVIEEIFAKFASAVQSENKQEEIETSLFDGVRKRITTDLQMQMMSFKNAAYSQGFQAGVEAVRIAMKNMSFRS; via the exons ATGGGATTCACCAAGGACCAACTCCTTGATCGCCTCAAG GAACTCCAGATCAATTTTGTGTGCTATGACCATCCTGTGGTGTTGACAGTTGAGGCTCAG GCAAAATATGTGGGACATTTGGGTGGGCTATTGAGCAAAAACTTGTTACTGAAG gACAAAAAGCACAGATATTATGTTGTATCTGCTTTAGCAAATACCAATGTTGATTTGAAAG TTTTATCCCAAAGGCTTGGTTTGGGGAAAGGAGGTTTGCGGATGGCTCCTGAAGAGTCATTGCAAGAGATACTTCAG GTACCATTGGGCTGTGTTACTCCATTCGCACTGATCAATGAATCTGCAGG AACTGTTTCGTTTCTGTTGGATCAAGGATTCAAATCTCAAGAGTGCTGTTTTTTCCACCCCCTTTCAAATGACGCAACCATAT CTCTTGGTTCAAGTGGACTAGAAAAGTTTTTGACCTCACTTGGAAGAAAACCAGCATATGTTGACTTGGAG GCTACTCCGTTGGTTGGAAAGGACAACCCTCCTGATCTTGCTGATTTTGTTCCATCTGGAGTTCCGGCCTTATCAGATTCAGCTGAGAAGGCACCTCCTATTCAACCCCCTGTTGTGACTCAAGCACCAGAGAATGTGAAAAGCACTTCTG CAGGAAAGGCTTCCATCAAAGCCAAAGTTCAATCTGGAACCACTGAGAAGCCCAAAAGCACTGTAAATCCTCTAATTGAAGCAACTGATGTGGAAAAAGTCATCGAGGAAATTTTTGCTAAGTTTGCATCGGCAGTTCAGTCAGAG aacaaacaagaagaaattgaaacTTCATTGTTTGACGGGGTTAGGAAACGCATCACTACCGATTTGCAGATGCAAATG ATGAGTTTCAAGAATGCAGCATATTCTCAAGGTTTCCAGGCTGGTGTTGAGGCTGTGCGCATTGCCATGAAGAACATGTCATTCCGCAGTTAA
- the LOC120283536 gene encoding prolyl-tRNA synthetase associated domain-containing protein 1 isoform X2: MGFTKDQLLDRLKELQINFVCYDHPVVLTVEAQAKYVGHLGGLLSKNLLLKDKKHRYYVVSALANTNVDLKVLSQRLGLGKGGLRMAPEESLQEILQVPLGCVTPFALINESAGTVSFLLDQGFKSQECCFFHPLSNDATISLGSSGLEKFLTSLGRKPAYVDLEATPLVGKDNPPDLADFVPSGVPALSDSAEKAPPIQPPVVTQAPENVKSTSGKASIKAKVQSGTTEKPKSTVNPLIEATDVEKVIEEIFAKFASAVQSENKQEEIETSLFDGVRKRITTDLQMQMMSFKNAAYSQGFQAGVEAVRIAMKNMSFRS, encoded by the exons ATGGGATTCACCAAGGACCAACTCCTTGATCGCCTCAAG GAACTCCAGATCAATTTTGTGTGCTATGACCATCCTGTGGTGTTGACAGTTGAGGCTCAG GCAAAATATGTGGGACATTTGGGTGGGCTATTGAGCAAAAACTTGTTACTGAAG gACAAAAAGCACAGATATTATGTTGTATCTGCTTTAGCAAATACCAATGTTGATTTGAAAG TTTTATCCCAAAGGCTTGGTTTGGGGAAAGGAGGTTTGCGGATGGCTCCTGAAGAGTCATTGCAAGAGATACTTCAG GTACCATTGGGCTGTGTTACTCCATTCGCACTGATCAATGAATCTGCAGG AACTGTTTCGTTTCTGTTGGATCAAGGATTCAAATCTCAAGAGTGCTGTTTTTTCCACCCCCTTTCAAATGACGCAACCATAT CTCTTGGTTCAAGTGGACTAGAAAAGTTTTTGACCTCACTTGGAAGAAAACCAGCATATGTTGACTTGGAG GCTACTCCGTTGGTTGGAAAGGACAACCCTCCTGATCTTGCTGATTTTGTTCCATCTGGAGTTCCGGCCTTATCAGATTCAGCTGAGAAGGCACCTCCTATTCAACCCCCTGTTGTGACTCAAGCACCAGAGAATGTGAAAAGCACTTCTG GAAAGGCTTCCATCAAAGCCAAAGTTCAATCTGGAACCACTGAGAAGCCCAAAAGCACTGTAAATCCTCTAATTGAAGCAACTGATGTGGAAAAAGTCATCGAGGAAATTTTTGCTAAGTTTGCATCGGCAGTTCAGTCAGAG aacaaacaagaagaaattgaaacTTCATTGTTTGACGGGGTTAGGAAACGCATCACTACCGATTTGCAGATGCAAATG ATGAGTTTCAAGAATGCAGCATATTCTCAAGGTTTCCAGGCTGGTGTTGAGGCTGTGCGCATTGCCATGAAGAACATGTCATTCCGCAGTTAA